Proteins encoded within one genomic window of Tabrizicola piscis:
- a CDS encoding efflux RND transporter permease subunit, with protein sequence MDHSPETPPTEPKSGGHGTALFVRRPILAFVLNALIVIAGLAGLLGADVRELPDVDRPVVSVSTDYPGAAPETIDREVTAVIEGAVGRIAGVKSISSTSRFGSSRVTVEFRDDVDLDVAATDLRDAVARVSNNLPDDVDPPRVVKSDADSEAILRIAVTSSRRTADELTTLVRDLAESRLLSAPGVADLQIFGDRELSFRVDVDLMQLAARGLTLADLRNVLGDAALDSPAGALSSDRQSLQVRTTAAIRTTEQIEALTVAGDVRLGDVAQVTLGPETGASILRANGQTGIGLGIIRQANGNTLAISEAVRQVVDDLQPLLPDDVDMYVTSDSADFIEGAIHEVEIALGLSVLIVTAVIYIFLRDVRATLIPVIAMPVALVGTLAAIWLVGFSINIMTLLALVLATGLVVDDAIVVLENIVRRRSEGMGARAAAVLGTEQVFFAVLATTSTLAAVFIPLSFLPGQTGGLFREFGFTLAIAVLLSSITALTLCPVLAARLLRPHTKDETRGAMTRIGDLLAGFYRATLRLCLGAPLISVAVAVLFAALAVASATSLRQELTPAEDRAVVLLSVQAPQGVSLDYTDGKMREIEALVEPLRASGEVKSVFAIAGSGGQDNRGFIVVTLADWADRTRSQQEIAAELNAGLRGVIGVRTFAIQPNSLGIRGAGQGLSVALVGDDYGRLADVARTLVEQMEQDPRFGQVRLGYDTTQPQLFVEIDRTRAEDLGVAIDGLGEAFQAVLDGRTVGTLFLEDDSFDIRLVSTSDPVNDPGDLERIFVPSSNGQMVPVSSFATLTERAVAPELGRESQRRSVPITAGLTPELALGDAFGELQAMADDLLGEDMQLVPLAEAATLGETSSGLIITFGIALAVVFLVLSAQFESFVSAVIVMATVPLGLACAIFALLLTGGSLNVYSQIGLVLLVGIMAKNGILIVEFADQLRERGATVREAIEESAIVRLRPVMMTMVATVLGGLPLVLAQGAGAEARAVLGWIIVGGLGLATIATLYITPVAYLLLAGLARSRAAETEMLESELRGLTGRQHPAE encoded by the coding sequence ATGGACCACTCCCCCGAAACGCCGCCGACCGAACCCAAAAGCGGAGGCCACGGCACAGCCCTCTTCGTGCGCCGCCCCATTCTGGCCTTTGTGCTGAACGCCCTGATCGTGATTGCTGGGCTCGCCGGGCTGTTGGGCGCGGATGTGCGGGAACTGCCGGATGTCGACCGGCCTGTGGTGTCGGTATCCACCGATTATCCGGGGGCAGCACCCGAAACCATCGACCGTGAAGTGACAGCGGTGATTGAAGGCGCCGTGGGTCGGATCGCCGGGGTCAAGTCGATCTCGTCCACATCGCGGTTCGGATCAAGCCGGGTCACGGTAGAATTTCGTGATGACGTCGATCTTGACGTTGCCGCAACCGACCTGCGCGATGCCGTGGCGCGGGTCAGCAACAACCTGCCTGACGATGTCGACCCGCCAAGGGTGGTAAAGTCCGACGCCGACTCCGAAGCGATCCTGCGTATCGCTGTCACATCGTCGCGGCGGACGGCAGACGAGCTGACGACCCTTGTGCGCGACCTTGCCGAAAGCCGGCTTCTGTCGGCTCCCGGGGTGGCTGACCTGCAAATCTTTGGGGACAGGGAACTGTCCTTCCGGGTCGATGTCGACCTGATGCAATTGGCGGCACGGGGCCTGACCCTGGCCGACCTGCGGAACGTCCTTGGCGATGCGGCCCTTGACAGCCCCGCCGGCGCGCTGAGTTCAGACCGGCAAAGCCTGCAAGTGCGCACCACCGCCGCAATCCGCACGACGGAACAGATCGAAGCGCTGACTGTCGCCGGCGATGTGCGGCTGGGCGACGTGGCGCAAGTCACCCTTGGGCCTGAAACCGGCGCGTCGATCCTGCGGGCGAACGGTCAGACCGGCATCGGGCTGGGCATCATCCGCCAGGCCAACGGCAACACCCTCGCCATATCCGAGGCCGTCCGACAGGTGGTGGACGACCTGCAACCGCTGCTGCCGGACGATGTCGACATGTACGTCACCTCGGACAGTGCCGATTTCATCGAAGGCGCCATCCACGAAGTCGAGATTGCGCTTGGCTTGTCAGTGCTGATCGTGACGGCGGTGATCTACATCTTCCTGCGCGATGTCCGTGCCACGCTGATCCCGGTCATTGCGATGCCGGTGGCGCTGGTCGGCACGCTGGCGGCCATCTGGCTGGTCGGGTTTTCCATCAACATCATGACCTTGCTGGCACTGGTTCTGGCGACGGGCCTTGTGGTCGACGATGCCATCGTCGTGCTGGAAAACATCGTCCGCCGCCGGTCCGAGGGGATGGGCGCCCGCGCCGCCGCCGTTCTGGGGACCGAGCAGGTGTTCTTCGCCGTGCTGGCCACCACCTCGACGCTGGCGGCCGTGTTCATCCCGCTGTCGTTCCTGCCCGGCCAGACCGGGGGGCTGTTCCGCGAATTCGGCTTCACTCTGGCGATTGCCGTGCTGCTGTCGTCGATCACCGCGCTGACGCTGTGCCCGGTGCTGGCCGCGCGCCTGCTGCGGCCCCATACCAAGGATGAAACCCGTGGGGCCATGACCCGGATCGGCGATCTCCTCGCCGGCTTCTATCGGGCGACCCTGCGCCTGTGTCTGGGCGCGCCGCTGATTTCAGTCGCCGTCGCGGTGCTGTTTGCCGCCCTTGCGGTGGCCAGTGCCACATCGCTGCGGCAAGAGCTGACACCGGCCGAAGACCGCGCCGTTGTCCTTTTGTCGGTGCAGGCCCCGCAGGGCGTGTCGCTGGACTATACCGACGGCAAGATGCGCGAGATCGAGGCGCTGGTCGAACCGCTGCGCGCCTCGGGCGAGGTCAAAAGCGTCTTTGCCATCGCCGGGTCGGGCGGGCAGGACAATCGCGGCTTCATCGTCGTGACATTGGCCGACTGGGCTGACCGGACGCGCAGCCAGCAAGAAATTGCCGCCGAACTGAACGCGGGCCTGCGCGGGGTTATTGGTGTGCGAACCTTTGCGATCCAGCCAAACTCGCTTGGTATTCGCGGGGCGGGACAGGGCCTGTCCGTGGCGCTGGTCGGCGATGACTATGGCCGACTGGCCGATGTGGCCCGCACCCTTGTCGAGCAGATGGAACAGGACCCGCGCTTTGGTCAGGTGCGGCTGGGCTATGACACTACCCAGCCCCAGCTGTTCGTGGAGATTGACCGCACCCGCGCCGAAGACCTTGGCGTCGCGATCGACGGTCTAGGCGAGGCGTTTCAGGCCGTGCTTGACGGCCGCACTGTGGGCACCCTGTTCCTTGAGGATGACAGTTTCGACATCCGCCTTGTCTCCACCTCGGACCCGGTGAACGATCCCGGCGATCTTGAGCGGATCTTTGTGCCGTCCAGCAATGGGCAGATGGTGCCGGTGTCGTCCTTCGCCACCCTGACCGAACGCGCCGTGGCACCGGAACTTGGCCGTGAATCGCAGCGCCGGTCGGTGCCGATCACCGCGGGCCTGACGCCAGAACTGGCTTTGGGCGATGCCTTTGGCGAATTGCAGGCCATGGCAGACGACCTGCTGGGCGAGGATATGCAGCTGGTCCCGCTGGCCGAAGCCGCAACGCTTGGCGAAACCTCGTCGGGCTTGATCATCACCTTCGGCATTGCGCTTGCGGTCGTCTTTCTGGTGCTGTCGGCACAGTTCGAAAGCTTTGTCTCCGCCGTCATCGTGATGGCAACAGTGCCGCTGGGTCTGGCCTGCGCGATCTTCGCGCTGCTCCTCACAGGTGGCAGCCTGAACGTCTATTCGCAGATCGGCTTGGTGCTGCTGGTGGGCATCATGGCCAAGAACGGTATCCTGATCGTCGAATTTGCCGACCAACTGCGCGAGCGTGGCGCGACGGTCCGGGAAGCCATTGAAGAATCTGCCATTGTCCGCCTGCGGCCAGTGATGATGACCATGGTCGCGACGGTTCTGGGCGGTCTGCCGCTGGTTCTGGCACAAGGCGCCGGAGCCGAGGCGCGCGCTGTCCTTGGCTGGATCATCGTCGGCGGTCTGGGTCTGGCGACGATTGCCACGCTTTACATCACCCCGGTTGCCTACCTGCTGCTCGCCGGGCTTGCACGGTCCCGCGCGGCCGAGACGGAAATGCTGGAGTCGGAATTGCGCGGCCTGACGGGCCGGCAACACCCGGCGGAATAG
- a CDS encoding efflux RND transporter periplasmic adaptor subunit, whose product MKAIPQLIAIVLIGAAAIPLAGRFVPGTRPWLDNVGLLQPLTAAGIIPAEAAAEAGQGQGSQRGGGVTVVASDVQTEVLRDIVSAIGSARGVQAVELSFEVTGRLASIMVAPGDRVAVGEVIAALDAEAAQLMVDRARLVLEDAQKTVDRLEQLAQSGTATALQRQDAELALRTAELGLQSAERDLADHRLLAPIAGYVGLVEPQVGDLVSPTTAITRIEDRSSLIVDFRVPERLAAMVAVGDPVRATAISTPGEVIEGQIVAIDNRVDEASRTLRVQATVGNADDRLRAGMAFQINLVFTGAEYPAVDPLAIQWGADGAFVWVVRDGKAARLPIRILQRSAEAVLIEATLEPDDMVVTEGVQALRPGAEVSVTAPRS is encoded by the coding sequence ATGAAGGCTATTCCCCAGCTTATTGCAATCGTGTTGATCGGCGCGGCGGCCATTCCTTTGGCTGGCCGGTTTGTTCCGGGAACACGACCATGGCTGGACAATGTCGGACTGCTTCAGCCCCTCACCGCAGCGGGGATTATCCCGGCCGAAGCGGCGGCTGAAGCTGGCCAAGGTCAGGGAAGCCAGCGGGGCGGCGGGGTGACGGTGGTGGCAAGCGACGTGCAGACCGAAGTGCTGCGCGACATCGTGTCAGCCATCGGATCGGCGCGGGGGGTGCAGGCAGTCGAGCTATCGTTCGAGGTCACGGGGCGGCTTGCGTCCATCATGGTGGCCCCCGGTGACCGCGTGGCGGTCGGCGAGGTGATTGCCGCACTGGATGCCGAAGCGGCGCAGCTTATGGTGGACCGGGCGCGCCTTGTGCTGGAAGACGCGCAAAAGACCGTCGACCGGCTGGAACAGCTTGCCCAGTCCGGCACTGCGACGGCGCTGCAGCGTCAGGATGCCGAACTGGCGCTGCGCACGGCCGAACTGGGCCTGCAGTCGGCGGAACGCGATCTGGCCGACCACCGCCTGCTGGCGCCGATTGCGGGCTATGTCGGCCTTGTGGAACCGCAGGTCGGGGATCTGGTGTCCCCCACAACCGCGATCACCCGGATCGAGGACCGGTCCAGCCTGATCGTCGACTTCCGCGTGCCCGAACGGCTGGCAGCCATGGTTGCCGTGGGCGATCCCGTGCGGGCGACCGCCATCTCGACCCCCGGTGAGGTGATCGAAGGCCAGATCGTGGCCATCGACAACCGGGTGGACGAGGCCAGCCGGACCTTGCGGGTTCAGGCCACCGTCGGCAATGCTGACGACCGGCTGCGCGCCGGGATGGCGTTCCAGATCAATCTGGTCTTCACGGGGGCCGAATACCCTGCCGTTGACCCGCTGGCGATCCAGTGGGGCGCGGACGGGGCCTTTGTTTGGGTGGTGCGCGATGGCAAGGCCGCCCGCCTGCCGATCCGCATCCTGCAGCGCAGCGCCGAGGCTGTGCTGATCGAAGCGACCTTGGAACCTGATGATATGGTCGTGACCGAAGGGGTTCAGGCCCTGCGCCCGGGCGCCGAGGTGTCCGTCACCGCACCAAGGAGCTGA
- a CDS encoding PqqD family protein: MNRHTYHAVPGTEAIAPSVPRLCTLRLKGIDRTIVLPDDPELVEALSSCIHGWPSDLQPLDPATLATPDPSALAPLCVIEPRGPGIYRTHSRYLDRPFDKLPAATAICTLLADLSQAYSETPGDHVFGLHCGAVTICGTTLVLAGARRAGKSTLVARLSAFPEVDILCDDVLPIAADGRAVALGLAPRLRLPLPEGASPAFRQHVTRWLGPADDRYGYLPTPNLLSHGKTVPAHVFLLLDRRDEGPARLHGLTEDETLCRLLERSIAGPAGPEPSFAAAHDLAKRLTGLRLVYSDLEEATTLLLRHFGRLGEDRQDFGPVSPPLAPTAPESPETPAEIDQTMPFVRASDAAVRRVGDAAFIWRPGDVMLWHLNPVARAIWAMLDEPAPATLLVEVLGELFPDETPERLASDLQGLMARLCAEGLIHPAG, from the coding sequence TTGAACCGGCATACGTATCATGCCGTTCCCGGGACCGAGGCGATCGCGCCCTCGGTCCCGCGACTTTGCACCCTGCGGCTGAAGGGGATCGACCGGACCATCGTCCTGCCGGACGATCCTGAACTGGTCGAAGCCCTGTCCAGCTGCATCCATGGCTGGCCTTCGGACCTGCAGCCACTGGACCCCGCCACCCTTGCCACACCCGACCCTTCCGCGCTTGCCCCGCTGTGTGTGATCGAACCGCGAGGACCCGGGATCTACCGGACCCATTCCCGGTATCTGGACCGCCCGTTCGACAAACTGCCTGCGGCAACGGCGATCTGCACTTTGCTGGCGGACCTTTCGCAGGCCTACAGCGAGACACCGGGCGACCATGTCTTTGGCCTCCATTGCGGGGCGGTCACCATTTGCGGGACGACGCTGGTCCTTGCCGGTGCGCGCCGGGCGGGAAAATCCACGCTGGTCGCCCGCCTTTCCGCTTTTCCCGAGGTCGACATCCTGTGCGACGACGTGCTGCCCATTGCGGCAGATGGCAGGGCCGTGGCCCTTGGCCTTGCCCCCCGGCTTCGGCTGCCCCTGCCGGAAGGGGCCTCCCCCGCGTTCCGCCAGCATGTGACGCGGTGGCTGGGCCCAGCGGATGACCGCTACGGCTATCTGCCGACGCCCAACCTGCTGTCGCATGGCAAGACCGTGCCCGCCCATGTCTTTCTGCTGCTTGACCGGCGCGACGAGGGGCCGGCCCGTCTGCATGGGCTGACCGAAGATGAAACCCTGTGCCGCCTGCTGGAACGCAGCATCGCAGGCCCCGCCGGACCCGAGCCCAGCTTTGCCGCGGCCCACGACCTTGCCAAGCGCTTGACCGGTTTGCGGCTGGTCTATTCTGATCTGGAAGAGGCAACGACGCTGCTCTTGCGGCACTTTGGCCGATTGGGTGAGGACAGGCAGGACTTTGGCCCCGTATCCCCACCCCTTGCACCAACAGCGCCCGAAAGTCCGGAGACTCCCGCAGAAATCGACCAGACGATGCCCTTTGTGCGCGCCAGCGATGCCGCCGTCCGCCGTGTCGGTGACGCCGCCTTCATCTGGCGGCCCGGGGATGTGATGCTGTGGCATCTCAACCCGGTGGCGCGGGCAATCTGGGCCATGCTGGACGAGCCAGCCCCTGCGACCTTGCTGGTCGAAGTCCTGGGCGAACTCTTTCCTGACGAGACGCCAGAACGGCTGGCATCGGACCTGCAAGGCCTGATGGCGCGGCTGTGCGCCGAAGGCTTGATCCACCCGGCAGGTTGA
- a CDS encoding HAD-IC family P-type ATPase: MMLTNPHARSAADCLAVLAATPEGLTAPEAAQRRAEHGPNRLPEARTRGPVLRFLRQFNNVLIYVLLGAAAVTGALQHWVDTGVILAVVLANAVIGFLQEGKAEAAMTAIRGMLAPRAAVLRDRRRVSLDAADLVPGDIVLLEAGDKVPADLRVLEARGLAAQEAILTGESVPVGKGTEPVAVDAALGDRHAMLWSGTLVTQGTARGLVVATGPATEIGRIGGLLAAVEELTTPLVAQMDHFARWLSFLILLASGLLLVYGYFVGHRDFSEVFMVVVGVAVAAIPEGLPAVMTITLAIGVQAMARRHAIVRRLPAIEAIGSVSVICTDKTGTLTRNEMVATAAVTPAGSFAIGGEGYAPEGSITPAGDLGRLALAAALCNDASLHCKDGIWSVEGDPMEGALLAFAGKVAGDHGGRRLDAIPFDSRHRFMAVLTDGPSGRLTHVKGAPERVLGMCRGIDLHDWHNRADALARRGLRVLALAEMPQTANRIDPGALEGGLAFLGLVGLIDPPRPEAVAAVAECRAAGIRVKMITGDHAGTAAAIAAQIGLANPHRVLTGVDLDTLDDAQLALEVADVDIFARTSPEHKLRLVTALQAGGLSVAMTGDGVNDAPALKRADAGIAMGLKGSEAAKEATDLVLADDNFATIAAAVREGRTVYDNLRKVISWTLPTNAGEALVVVLALLLGLSLPMTAVQILWINLITELTLGLALAFEPTEPGTMDRPPRPRNAPILSGGLVWHVVLVAGLFLAAIFGVFSYAIDRGYPLALAQTMAMNTLVVLEIFHLFFIRNIHSTSLTWAAARGTPVVWAVVIVITAAQFAVTYLPPLQAVLGTRPVPMLDGFLIVGVGAAFFAIIEIEKQIRLGFKG, from the coding sequence ATGATGCTGACAAACCCGCACGCACGATCCGCTGCCGACTGCCTTGCTGTCCTTGCGGCAACTCCCGAAGGCCTGACCGCGCCAGAAGCCGCTCAACGGCGGGCCGAACATGGCCCGAACCGGCTGCCCGAGGCGCGGACGCGGGGGCCGGTGCTGCGGTTCCTGCGGCAGTTCAACAATGTGCTGATCTATGTCCTGCTTGGCGCAGCGGCGGTCACCGGGGCCTTGCAGCATTGGGTCGACACCGGGGTGATCCTTGCGGTCGTTCTGGCAAACGCGGTGATCGGCTTTCTGCAAGAGGGCAAGGCCGAGGCGGCGATGACGGCGATCCGGGGGATGCTGGCACCAAGGGCGGCCGTCTTGCGGGATCGGCGGCGGGTCAGTCTGGATGCGGCAGATCTGGTGCCCGGCGATATCGTCTTGCTGGAGGCGGGCGACAAGGTTCCAGCCGACCTGAGGGTGCTGGAGGCGCGGGGACTGGCCGCACAGGAAGCGATCCTGACCGGAGAGTCGGTGCCGGTCGGCAAAGGCACCGAGCCTGTCGCCGTCGATGCCGCCCTTGGCGACCGCCACGCGATGCTGTGGTCAGGCACGCTGGTGACCCAAGGCACCGCGCGGGGGCTGGTGGTGGCGACGGGCCCGGCAACCGAAATCGGGCGGATCGGCGGGCTTCTGGCGGCGGTGGAAGAACTGACGACACCGCTTGTCGCGCAGATGGACCACTTCGCGCGCTGGCTCTCGTTCTTGATCCTGCTCGCGTCGGGGCTGTTGCTGGTCTACGGCTACTTTGTCGGCCACCGGGACTTTTCTGAAGTGTTCATGGTCGTCGTTGGCGTGGCTGTCGCCGCGATCCCCGAAGGTTTGCCCGCCGTGATGACCATCACGCTGGCCATCGGCGTTCAGGCCATGGCGCGACGCCATGCCATCGTGCGCCGCCTGCCCGCGATCGAGGCGATCGGTTCGGTCTCGGTCATCTGTACCGACAAGACCGGCACCCTGACCCGAAACGAGATGGTGGCGACCGCCGCAGTGACGCCGGCAGGCAGCTTTGCGATCGGGGGGGAAGGCTATGCCCCGGAAGGCTCCATCACCCCGGCCGGCGATCTGGGGCGGTTGGCCTTGGCTGCGGCGCTTTGCAACGATGCCAGCCTGCACTGCAAGGATGGGATCTGGAGCGTCGAGGGCGACCCGATGGAGGGCGCGCTTCTGGCCTTTGCGGGCAAGGTCGCGGGCGACCACGGCGGGCGGCGGCTGGATGCGATCCCGTTCGACAGCCGCCACCGGTTCATGGCCGTCCTGACCGACGGCCCATCAGGCCGCCTGACCCATGTAAAGGGCGCACCCGAGCGCGTGTTGGGGATGTGCCGTGGCATTGATCTGCACGACTGGCACAACCGGGCCGATGCTCTTGCCCGGCGCGGGCTCAGGGTGCTGGCCCTGGCCGAAATGCCCCAGACGGCCAACCGGATCGACCCCGGGGCGCTGGAGGGGGGGCTGGCCTTCCTTGGCCTTGTCGGCCTGATTGATCCGCCGCGCCCCGAAGCGGTTGCTGCCGTCGCGGAATGTCGGGCGGCCGGAATCCGGGTGAAGATGATTACGGGCGATCATGCCGGAACCGCCGCAGCCATCGCCGCGCAGATCGGGCTGGCCAACCCGCACCGCGTGCTGACGGGGGTTGACCTTGACACGCTGGACGACGCGCAGCTGGCGCTTGAGGTGGCGGATGTCGACATTTTCGCCCGTACCAGCCCTGAACACAAACTGCGCCTTGTGACGGCATTGCAGGCGGGCGGCCTGTCTGTCGCCATGACCGGTGACGGGGTGAACGATGCCCCGGCGCTCAAGCGTGCGGATGCGGGGATTGCCATGGGTCTGAAGGGCTCCGAAGCCGCGAAGGAGGCTACCGATCTGGTCCTTGCCGACGACAATTTCGCCACCATCGCGGCAGCCGTCCGCGAAGGGCGCACGGTCTATGACAACCTGAGGAAGGTGATCAGCTGGACCCTGCCCACCAACGCGGGCGAGGCACTTGTGGTCGTGCTGGCGCTGCTGTTGGGTCTGTCGCTGCCGATGACGGCGGTCCAGATCCTGTGGATCAACCTGATTACCGAATTGACCTTGGGCCTTGCCCTTGCATTCGAGCCGACCGAGCCGGGCACCATGGACCGCCCACCGCGCCCGCGCAACGCGCCCATCCTGTCGGGCGGGCTGGTCTGGCATGTCGTGCTGGTCGCCGGGCTGTTTCTGGCCGCGATCTTCGGGGTCTTCAGCTATGCCATTGACAGGGGCTATCCGCTGGCGCTGGCGCAGACCATGGCGATGAACACCTTGGTGGTGCTGGAAATCTTCCATCTGTTCTTCATCCGCAACATCCACAGCACCTCGCTGACCTGGGCCGCCGCGCGGGGCACCCCGGTTGTGTGGGCCGTTGTCATCGTCATCACCGCCGCGCAGTTTGCGGTGACGTACCTGCCGCCATTGCAAGCAGTGCTGGGCACCCGACCGGTTCCGATGCTGGATGGCTTCCTGATCGTAGGGGTCGGGGCCGCGTTCTTCGCGATCATCGAAATCGAGAAACAGATCAGACTTGGGTTCAAGGGATGA
- a CDS encoding PHA/PHB synthase family protein: MNRTRKKPELPAVPPMNAGLGTAVDPPHPPEHPHGNLDRAAGATMARLAGGVSAHAFLEAWSDWAQHLARAPGRQLELAEHAQRNMLKVAALAANPANAPPFAPKPYDHRFDHAGWQTWPFQLWQQGFLAMQDWWDQATEPMRGLRPEDAERTRFLARQTLDVLSPSNAPLINPEIITETVKTGGRNLTEGAAHFAHDAMQTLTGQRDPAPEGYRIGVDLACTPGQVVYRNDLMELIQYTPQTPQVHARPILIVPAWIMKYYILDLSPENSMVRYLVGQGFTVFMISWTNPTAAQRDLSLEDYRKRGVMAALDAVTAIVPDTPVQAVGYCLGGTILAIAAATMARDGDTRLASVTLMAAQVDFAEAGELLLFLDESQVAFLEDMMWEQGYLDRPQMARAFAAIRAEDLIWTRAVQRYFLGREDVPTDIGVWLSDTTRMPALMHSQYLRGLFLENRLTAGRFAVEGRVIALKDLSVPLFVIGTETDHIAPWRSVYKTQLFTDGDLTFVLTKGGHNSGILSEPGHKGRHYRMSHRPARALYVGPDAWLAEAKAKSGSWWPDWAGWLAAQGGGLMDAPSVGAADKGLAPICPAPGTYVLQP, translated from the coding sequence ATGAACCGCACGCGGAAAAAGCCTGAACTCCCCGCCGTCCCGCCGATGAACGCCGGGCTTGGGACAGCGGTCGATCCGCCGCATCCGCCAGAGCATCCGCATGGCAACCTTGACCGCGCCGCAGGTGCGACCATGGCCCGGCTTGCGGGCGGTGTGTCCGCGCATGCCTTCCTTGAAGCCTGGAGCGATTGGGCCCAGCACCTGGCCCGCGCCCCAGGTCGGCAACTGGAACTGGCCGAGCATGCGCAGCGCAACATGCTGAAAGTGGCGGCACTGGCGGCCAACCCGGCAAACGCCCCGCCCTTTGCCCCAAAGCCCTACGACCACCGCTTCGATCACGCTGGCTGGCAGACCTGGCCGTTCCAGCTGTGGCAGCAGGGGTTCCTTGCCATGCAGGACTGGTGGGACCAAGCCACCGAACCGATGCGCGGCCTGCGCCCCGAAGATGCTGAACGCACGCGCTTTCTGGCCCGCCAGACGCTTGATGTCCTGTCACCGTCCAACGCGCCGCTCATCAACCCCGAGATCATCACCGAAACGGTCAAGACCGGCGGCCGAAACCTGACAGAAGGTGCGGCGCATTTCGCGCATGACGCCATGCAGACCCTGACTGGTCAGCGCGACCCGGCCCCCGAAGGCTACCGGATCGGTGTGGATCTGGCCTGCACCCCCGGTCAGGTCGTCTATCGCAATGATTTGATGGAGCTGATCCAGTACACGCCTCAGACCCCGCAGGTGCATGCCCGCCCGATCCTGATCGTCCCGGCATGGATCATGAAATACTACATCCTTGATCTGTCGCCCGAAAACTCGATGGTGCGCTATCTGGTCGGGCAGGGCTTTACCGTTTTCATGATCTCATGGACCAACCCGACCGCCGCTCAGCGCGACTTGTCGCTGGAAGATTACCGCAAGCGTGGCGTGATGGCGGCCTTGGATGCGGTGACCGCAATCGTGCCCGACACGCCGGTGCAGGCGGTCGGCTACTGCCTTGGCGGCACAATTCTGGCCATTGCGGCGGCAACGATGGCCCGGGATGGCGACACGCGCCTCGCCTCGGTCACGCTGATGGCGGCGCAGGTGGATTTCGCCGAAGCGGGTGAGCTGCTGCTGTTTCTGGATGAAAGTCAGGTCGCCTTTCTGGAAGACATGATGTGGGAGCAGGGCTATCTTGATCGCCCGCAAATGGCCCGTGCCTTTGCCGCGATCCGTGCGGAAGACCTGATCTGGACCCGCGCGGTCCAGCGCTATTTCCTTGGGCGCGAGGATGTGCCCACCGATATCGGCGTCTGGCTGTCGGACACCACACGGATGCCGGCTTTGATGCATTCGCAATATCTGCGTGGGCTGTTTCTGGAAAACCGACTGACGGCCGGCCGCTTTGCCGTCGAGGGCCGGGTGATCGCGCTGAAGGACCTTTCGGTGCCCCTGTTCGTGATCGGGACGGAAACCGACCACATCGCGCCTTGGCGATCGGTCTACAAGACGCAGCTTTTCACCGACGGTGACCTGACCTTTGTCCTGACCAAAGGCGGCCACAACAGCGGGATCTTAAGCGAGCCTGGCCACAAGGGGCGGCATTATCGGATGTCGCACCGACCGGCCCGGGCGCTGTATGTCGGCCCCGATGCCTGGCTGGCTGAGGCCAAGGCCAAGTCCGGGTCATGGTGGCCAGACTGGGCGGGCTGGCTGGCCGCGCAGGGTGGCGGTCTGATGGACGCCCCGTCCGTGGGCGCAGCCGACAAAGGGCTTGCCCCGATTTGCCCCGCCCCCGGCACCTATGTCCTGCAGCCCTAA